A genome region from Trichoderma asperellum chromosome 7, complete sequence includes the following:
- a CDS encoding uncharacterized protein (TransMembrane:2 (i195-217o229-252i)): MATYQNGGAPARAIADDSDVEEEALVAEYKEHVQYEDGDELSQTTSLNLAQQTDDIQSRLLQAAQPLDFSAPLEVKFQSYDAYCSLFHYILNSDGPVDLEPPSYYWAWDVIDEFIYQFNSFSSYRSRIARQANNEEEIQILRENPNTWGCYSVLNVLYSLIQRSQITEQLGAMKRNEDPMAVAGEYGSKNLYRMLGYFSIIGLLRVHCLLGDFGLALKTLDDIELNKKAMFARVMAAHFTTYYYVGFSYMMMHRYADAIRMFSHILIYVSRTKNFQKNAQFDSITKKNEQMYALIAICVAFHPTRLDDTIHSALREKYGDQLLKMQRGGPESLPIFEELFRAACPKFISPVPPDFDNPESNIDPVEHHLAIFMDEVKTNMYSPTIKSYLRLYTTMDLTKLAGFLEVKPDELRSWLLVTKQRTKQLRWQDQGLMDGELVNVSDLDYALQGDLIHISEAKVGRKLVDWYLRNLSRTYN, from the exons ATGGCGACGTACCAGAACGGAGGGGCCCCGGCCCGCGCGATTGCTGACGACAGCGATGTCGAGGAGGAAGCCTTGGTGGCCGAATACAAGGAGCACGTCCAGTACGAAGACGGCGACGAGCTCAGCCAGACGACGTCGCTTAACCTGGCCCAGCAGACCGACGATATCCAGTCCCGCCTCCTGCAGGCCGCCCAGCCCCTGGACTTCTCAGCACCTTTGGAGGTCAAGTTCCAGAGCTACGACGCATACTGCAGCCTGTTCCACTACATTTTGAACTCGGATGGCCCTGTTGATCTCGAGCCCCCTTCG TACTACTGGGCTTGGGATGTCATTGATGAGTTCATCTATCAGTTCAACTCTTTCAGCTCTTACCGAAGCCGAATTGCGAGACAGGCCAACAATGAGGAGGAGATTCAGATCCTGCGCGAGAACCCCAACACCTGGGGCTGCTACAGCGTCCTCAACGTCCTCTACTCGCTGATCCAGCGATCTCAGATCACCGAGCAGCTCGGAGCCATGAAGCGCAACGAGGATCCCATGGCCGTTGCCGGCGAGTACGGCTCTAAGAACCTGTACCGCATGTTGGGATACTTCTCCATCATCGGACTCCTGCGAGTTCACTGCTTGCTGGGTGATTTTGGCCTGGCTCTCAAGACGCTCGATGACATTGAGCTCAACAAGAAGGCCATGTTCGCCCGTGTCATGGCGGCTCACTTCACGACCTACTACTATGTCGGTTTCTCCTACATGATGATGCACCGATACGCCGATGCCATCCGCATGTTCAGCCACATCTTGATCTACGTCTCACGGACCAAGAACTTCCAAAAGAACGCCCAGTTCGACTCCATCACCAAGAAGAACGAGCAGATGTATGCTCTGATTGCCATCTGCGTGGCTTTCCACCCCACCAGACTGGATGACACCATCCACAGCGCCCTGCGCGAGAAGTACGGCgaccagctgctgaagatgcagcGTGGCGGCCCCGAGTCGCTGCCCATCTTTGAGGAGCTGTTCCGCGCCGCTTGCCCCAAGTTCATCTCCCCCGTCCCTCCGGACTTTGATAACCCCGAGTCCAACATCGACCCCGTGGAGCACCACCTGGCCATCTTCATGGATGAGGTCAAGACCAACATGTACAGCCCTACCATCAAGTCCTACCTCCGACTCTACACCACCATGGATCTGACCAAGCTCGCTGGCTTCCTCGAGGTGAAGCCCGATGAGCTGCGATCTTGGCTCCTGGTCACCAAGCAGCGCACCAAGCAGCTGCGATGGCAGGACCAGGGTCTCATGGATGGCGAGCTGGTCAACGTCAGCGACCTTGACTACGCTCTCCAGGGA GACCTCATTCACATCTCAGAGGCCAAGGTTGGCCGAAAGTTGGTTGACTGGTACCTCCGCAACCTGTCTCGCACCTACAACTAA